The Bacteroides fragilis NCTC 9343 genome includes the window GATTTTGCTGACTCCAGCCAGACGAGCGGCAAACAGGATAGCAGGATGTACCTTTCCATTCTTATCAGGCGGTGTACAAAGTACAATCTCTTTACATCCGGCAATCTTAGCAGGTATAGCCAACATAAGCACAGTGGAGAATAGAGGGGCTGTCCCTCCAGGGATATACAATCCGACCTTTTCAATAGCAACAGCTTTTTGCCAGCAAGTAACACCTTCCATCGTGTCCACCTTTTTCCCCTCAAAACGCTGTGCAGAATGAAATGTCTCAATATTACGTTTAGCCAGATAAATAGCTGCCTTCAGTTCGATGGGTACCTCCTTTTCAGCTTCTTCTATTTCCGCAGAAGTAACAGCCAATGAGGTGAGTTCAGCTTTATCAAACACAGCCTCATATTCCATGACCACCCGGTCCCCTCCGGCTCTCACACGGTTAATAATATTGCGTACAGTATCGAAAAGATTTTCTGTCTCAAGCACAGGACGCTTCAAGATCTCATTCCATTGCGACCGGTCCGGATATTTAATCAGTTTCATAATTTTTAATTTAAGAGTTCAACCAACAGATTTTCCTATATAATCATCTTCTCAATAGGCAACACCAAAATACCTTCCGCTCCCAGCGCTTTCAGCTTACCTATGATCTCCCAAAACCGTTTCTCATCGAGCACTGTATGTACAGAGCACCAACCATCTTGTGCCAACGGCATCACAGTAGGACTCTTCATACCCGGTAGCACAGCAATAATATCTTCCAGTTTATCTTTAGGAGCATTCATCAGTACGTACTTTTTATCTTCAGCAGTTTTCACAGCATCCATGCGGAAAAGCAATTCGTCCAATATCTCTTTTTTCTCCTTACTCATATTCTTGTTGCCTATCAGCAAAGCTTCTGATCTCATTACGACCTCCACTTCTTTCAGACGATTGCTGACCAGAGTAGAACCGGAACTGACAATATCGAAAATAGCATCCGCCAATCCGATGCCGGGAGCAACTTCTACAGAACCGGTAATGACATGCACTTCAGCCTTCACCCCGTTACTTTTCATAAAAGCATCTAAAATTCCGGGATAGGAAGTAGCTATCTTCTTTCCGTTAAACCAACTCAAACCGGGATATTCAATGTCTTTGGGCATAGCCAAAGACAAACGGCATTTGCTAAACCCGAGACGCTTAATGATTTCGGCATCTTCCTGCCTCTCTACAAATTCGTTTTCTCCTACTATACCCAGGTCGGCAACTCCTGTAGCTACAGATTGGGGAATATCATCGTCACGGAGAAAAAGTACCTCAACCGGAAAGTTGGACGATTGTACGAGTAAAGTACGTTTGGTTGTGCTCAGTTTGATGTCTGATTCTTCAAGAAGGGCCATCGTTTCTTCAAAAAGACGCCCTTTGGCTTGTACTGCGATTCTTAACATAATTACAATATCTTAATTTACAATTTATAATTCGATATATAGAAAATAAAAAAGGCTCACCTTATCGGTAAGCCTCGTATTCTATCATATATATACACAATACCATCTTGCCCACCGAGTTATTCGATTGAGTAATGATGATGACGATGTGTAATAGTAATGTTCATATCTTTATTGTTTATGCGACAAAAATAAAGTATTAGTTCTGAATCACCAAACAATTATCAGAAATTCTTCTATTTTTCTTTCAAATTAAAGGAAGAATCTCTTCATCTTCTACTTCGCATGACAAAAAATGCATCTCTTCTCTGGCTTTCTCCTTCGGAAAAGTAAAGTAAGTGCAGAGAGCTTCTGTACACAATTCCTCATCTTTATTATAAAGACGTGCCTCAATTATCACAATGTTACGCTTCACTTCTTTAATATGCGCTTTGAGCACTACATGTGAATCATTAGTACTGATCGACTTACGATAACGTGTCTCCATTTTTGATGTCACCCCCGTAGTCTGTAACTTCCGGAGAATAACCCATGCACAGATTTCATCCAAAAGTACGGCCTGGATACCTCCATGTAGCGTATCAATCCATCCCTGGTATTCGGGACGGGGACGCCAGATGCTAATCACTTCATCGTTATCCTCATAAAATTCCATTTTCACACCGGCTTCATTGTTAGGGGCACAACCAAAGCAATTATATCCTTCCATCCCCTTCCACGGGTTAATAATTTTTTTCATACCTTTTTCGTTTTAGAATGCTCAAAGATATAAATCTTTTCGCAAAATGCACCCATCTCACCACCAGAACTTTATCTATAATTCGTTTGTTATACAGATGTTCTATTAAGAAAGGAAAAGTATGAAAACAGTAGTAGACAAAGCCTCTTCAAGGGGTTATTTCAATCATGGTTGGCTGAAAACCCACCATACATTTAGTTTTGCAAACTATTATAACCCGTCAAGAATGCATTTCGGCGTATTGAGGGTACTGAATGATGATAGCGTTGACCCTGAAATGGGATTCGATACACACCCTCACCAGAATATGGAAGTCATTTCTATCCCCCTGAAGGGGTATCTGAGACATGGCGACAGCGTAAAAAACACCCGGACAATCACACCCGGCGATATCCAGGTTATGAGTACGGGGAAAGGTATCTTCCACAGTGAATATAATGGAAGTGACAAAGAGCAATTGGAATTTTTGCAAATATGGGTATTCCCGAGAATTGAAAATACAGAGCCGGAATATAACAACTACGATATTCGTCCTTTACTGAAAAGAAACGAACTTGCTCTAATTATTTCACCGGACGGTAAAGTACCCGCTTCCATTAAGCAAGATGCATGGTTTTCTATGGGAACATTTGACGCAGGAAAGAGTTTCGAATACAAGTTGCATCAGGAAGGTAACGGAGTTTATCTTTTTATCATCGAAGGAGATGTGGAAGTTGCAGGCAACCGATTGTCACGACGTGACGGCATCGGTCTTTGGGATACAAAGAGCTTTAAAGTGGAAATAACCCAAGAAGCGACCTTATTGCTAATGGAAGTACCAATGCGATAAAAATGAGTATTCATTTCGCAAAAGAATAAAAGGCTGCCTCCAATAGTGAAGACAGCCCTTTATTTATTGAGAACACTGTATTATCTATTTCTCTTTCCGATAATTTTCAAGTCCTGTTTGCAGGAAATTGATATACTTGGATATATCCTCATCATAAGCATACGACTTGTTCAGCGGATTACCCTCATTGTCTATCAGAACATAGAAAGGCTGGGCATTGGCACCAAACTTCACAC containing:
- the hisG gene encoding ATP phosphoribosyltransferase; this translates as MLRIAVQAKGRLFEETMALLEESDIKLSTTKRTLLVQSSNFPVEVLFLRDDDIPQSVATGVADLGIVGENEFVERQEDAEIIKRLGFSKCRLSLAMPKDIEYPGLSWFNGKKIATSYPGILDAFMKSNGVKAEVHVITGSVEVAPGIGLADAIFDIVSSGSTLVSNRLKEVEVVMRSEALLIGNKNMSKEKKEILDELLFRMDAVKTAEDKKYVLMNAPKDKLEDIIAVLPGMKSPTVMPLAQDGWCSVHTVLDEKRFWEIIGKLKALGAEGILVLPIEKMII
- a CDS encoding PaaI family thioesterase codes for the protein MKKIINPWKGMEGYNCFGCAPNNEAGVKMEFYEDNDEVISIWRPRPEYQGWIDTLHGGIQAVLLDEICAWVILRKLQTTGVTSKMETRYRKSISTNDSHVVLKAHIKEVKRNIVIIEARLYNKDEELCTEALCTYFTFPKEKAREEMHFLSCEVEDEEILPLI
- a CDS encoding pirin family protein; translation: MKTVVDKASSRGYFNHGWLKTHHTFSFANYYNPSRMHFGVLRVLNDDSVDPEMGFDTHPHQNMEVISIPLKGYLRHGDSVKNTRTITPGDIQVMSTGKGIFHSEYNGSDKEQLEFLQIWVFPRIENTEPEYNNYDIRPLLKRNELALIISPDGKVPASIKQDAWFSMGTFDAGKSFEYKLHQEGNGVYLFIIEGDVEVAGNRLSRRDGIGLWDTKSFKVEITQEATLLLMEVPMR